The window CGGGGTTGTTGGCGCAGACGCAGGTCTCCAACCCGGCGCGGTCGGCGGCGCGGACCGCCCCATCGATGTCCGCGAGCCGCAACCGGCGCTCGGAGTGGTTGATCAGGGTTCCCACCGCACCGGCGTCGGCGACGGATTCGGCGAGGGTACTGCCGGTGTGACTGCCGAACCCGTTCGGGTCGACGTGCTGGGCCCACGTCTCGACGCCGGTGTCGGCCACGCGAGGAATGTCTGCGGCCTGCGGCGAGACGGCGATCCGGACGCCGGAGTCGGCCGCAACGTCCCGGGCCGCGGTCGCGACCTCGATGGGGTCGCAGGGGTAGGCCTTGAGATTGACGAGGATGAACACGCTCCGGTATGGATGCTACGGGATAAAATAGATTGCTCATATCGGCGCGGGATGTCCCCGGAGATCCGTCCGCAGTCAGTCCTTTCGCTTGACCACGTCGCCGAGCGTCGTCGTCGTCGAGGAGTCGCCGGACCACTCGGTGTCGTCGGCGTCCTCGCCTTCGACCAGGGAGATCCCGAGTTCCGACTCGACCTTCGATCGGACGTCGTCCGAGGGGAGCATATCGCCGCGTTCGAGCTTCCGGATCAGACTCGCCTTCTCGTTGAGCGACTTCGCGAGGTCCTCCTGGCTCAGGCCGCGGCCCTCCCTCGCTTCCCGGATGCGCTGGTCGTAGTCCGCCGCGATCTCGTCCATGTCGTCGAACATATCGCGGCGTCGGCGGGTGGACCCGCCGCCGGAGCTCCCGCCGCCGGCGCCAGTGGAGCCACCCGAGCCCGACGACCCCGAGCCACCGGAACTCGACGTCGAGTACTTCGTCGACGTCGAGGAACTCGACTCAGTGCGGACCTCGGTGCCGAACTCCTTGCAGTCGTCGCAGAGTTGGAGTTCGGCCCCTTCGACTTTGACCGTCGTCAGGGACGATTGCTCACTGCCGCACATCTCGCACTCGGGCATACTCCCGGGTAATCGAGGGGACGGTATAAAGCACACGCCGGGAACTGTCGTCGCGACCGCCACGGTTCGCCCCCGGACGCCGGGTGGTACTCCGCGAGAGTCCCCCCTCAGTCGCCCGCGAGACGCACCGACGGCGGGCCGTCCTCCTGGGTCGTCACGATGCCGTCGAACAGCTGTTTCAGGGTGTTCATCGTCTGGTCGTCGTGAGCGCTGTCGTCGATCGCGAACACGCCGAGCCCGTCGACGCTCTGGATCCGGCCGGTGAAGACGTGGAGGAACCGGAACACCGTCTGGAGGTCGGCGTACATGAGCAGCGTCGACAGCGAGTGGAGCATCACCCGGTTGCGTTCGATCCCCTGGTTCTGGTAGAACGCCTGGAGGAACTCCGAGAGCTTGATTCCGATCCCGGTCATGTCGACCGGCGAGGACGTGTACTTGATCCGGTCGTCGTCACGAACGTCGGCCACACCCTGCTGGCGGGTGACGCAGTCGACGACCGCCACCGGACGGTCCTGGTAGGGCGTGCGTTTCTCGTAATCCTGGAGTACCCGGTCGGCGCCGTCCTTGGTGGTGACGACGATCGATCCCTGGCCCTTCTCGGTCCCCGACGCGAGGATGTCGAGACACAGCGAGCGTTTTCCCGAGAGGGGCGGGCCGCTCACCAGAACGTTCGTTCCCGGTGGGACCTCTTCGTCGAGGTCCGGGCCGAGGTCATACATCTGGTCGCCTCGGCTGCGAGCCGCCAGTTGGACGGGCGGGGTCGGTCGGTCGGGTGAGCGACTCTCCGGGAACCATCAGACAAGTAGACAATATCGGGTGCAGATAATATTCTTTTTGATCCTGTCGGCGGCGACGGGGTGATCCGCGGGGCTCATACTGTTGGCTATAACTACGTGAAGATTTTCGACACCCCGGGGTGTCGAACTCCGTCACGGGACTGTAGCCGACAGTATCAGGAGACGACACCGACCGCACCGACTGCCCGGCCGGCGATGAACGCGACCGCCGCAAGGAACATCCCGCGTTTGAGCCGCCGCTGTGCGAACCCCGGGTCGGCGAAGGACCGACGGATCGCGTCGAGCATCACGGCGTCGGCCGGCAGGACGATGGCGACGTACGCCAGTCCGAAGACCCCCGTGAGGTAGGGCACGGCGCTGGCCGCGACCGCGACCCCCAACACGACGGCGCCGATCCGGAGCGCCGTCGACTCGCCGGCCACGATCGGGAGGGTCCGCAGCCCTTCCGCGCGGTCGCCGGCGACGTCCTCGACGTCCTTGACGATCTCCCGGGAGAGCGTCGCGAGCGCCGCGAGCGCGAACAAGACGACCACCGCCTCGTCCGTAACGTGCCCGACCGCGGCCCCCCCAAAGAGGAACGTCGATCCCGTCAGGTACGCGACGACGACGTTGCCGACGCCGGGGAGACCCTTGAACAGCTTCGTGTACGCCACCAGAGCCAGCAGGTTGACCACAGCGATCGCGATGGCTGCGAGCGGGAGCGTGACGGCGGCGCCCACCGCCCCGAGGAACAACAGGCCGCTGAACCCGAGTCCGGTTCGTGCGGAGACGGCCCCGCGAGGGATCGGACGGTCCGGACGGTTGACCCGGTCGACCTCCCGGTCGAAGTAGTCGTTGACCGCGTTGCCCGCCGCGGTCGCGAAGGCGGTCGCGAGCACGGCCGCGGCGACCGGTACGGGTGCCGCCCCGAACCCGCCGGCGACGAACGACCCCGTGAACGTCAACACCCCGGCGGCGACGACGTTCCCCGGGCGCGTGAGTTCGAGAAGCCCCCGGAGGGCGGCCACCGGCCCGCGTTCCCCCAGTCTCATACCTCTCCCCTGTTTCCGGCGCCGGAATAAACCACGCGGAGTCCGCCCGTCGGGTCGTCGGGATGGCTCTCTCACTGTTGGCTATAACTACGTGACGGGTTTCGACACCCCGGGGTGTCGAACTCCGTCACGGGACGATAGCCGACGGTATCAGGAGTCGTGCGTACAGACGACCAGCCGCTCGTCCTCGTGTGTCACGCAGACCCGGTCGGTGCCGCCGAGGTCGAACGAGTGTGCGCGCCGCTCGGTGAGAAGCAGCCGGGAGAAGGCGTCACCACACGCCGGACACGGGACGCCGTCGCGGTTCGCATAAAGCGTCACCTCGCCGTCGTCCCGCAGGAGCTTCATCCGGTGACGGACCGCGTGTTGGTCGAAGCGGGCTGGCATCCCGCGGGAATGGACGCCGGATCGGCAAAACCGTTGCTCTACTCCAGCCCGGAGAGCCGCTCCTCGGCGGTCGAAAGCGCCGCCCCGTCGTCGGTCGTGAGGTAGCGTCCGAGGTCCCGCGCCGCCCGGATCAGCGTCTCCGACTCCGTGACCGGAACGTCGCCGTAGACGGCGCTGACACGCCTGACGTGCGTGTCGAGTCGCTCGCGAACCCGCTCGCCCGCGGGGTCGGGGTGGTCGTCGAGCCACGCCCCCAGGTCCGTACAGAACCGGTCGAGCACCTCGGCGTACGCGAGGCCGCGAGCGTCGGCCATCGGGTCGGGAACCCGGGACGGATCGGGTCGCCTGCCGTCGTCTGCCCCGGACAGCAGGTCGAGCAGGTACAGCCGGACCGAGTCGTCGGGCGTGCCGCGGATCCGCTCGTAGACGTCGACACCGTGGAGGAGTTCGGCGGCGGCCAGGAGGGTGTCGTCGACCGTCCGGAGCTCGCCGCCGCGGACGAACCCGCGCTGGCGGACGTACTCCCGGAGCGTCGTCTTCAGTTCGTCGGCGACGTCGCCGACGTCCGTGGCGTCGTCCAAAGCGGCACGATGCGCCGAGAGGTCGAGTTCCACCGGGGCGTCGGTGTGGCGCTCCCTGTCGCCCGTCCCGACGCTCCGGAGGCTCCCGCAGTCCGGACAGGCCACGCGTCCCGTGTCGAAGTACGACCACTCGCGCCCGCAGTCCTGACACCGGCGGCGCCCACGGATTCGCATACCTGTCGGTTCCCGCCGGATCGAGAAAAGCGCGTCGCGACCGTTCGGTCGGTTCGTTATATTTATATTGGGCAACGCGCAACAATCTGGTGACGCTTCGTTCTGGAGGGCCGAAGCGTCAGCGGGGACCAATTCAGGGCGGCACCGCCGCGCGTTTTCTGCGCGGCCTGCCACCCGTTTCGGAGCATCGACCCCCGAGAGTGATGTCCGTCCGCCGGAGGTACTGACCACCAGCCGTGAGTGTCCGGGCGACCGACCTGCGTCGTCGCACCCCGAGGGGCATCGCCGAACCGGCTGATTACCTTCATCCGACAGTGTAATACGACCGATACGTTCCGCCCGAGATGCTGTCCGAACGCGAATGATGCGGAGCTAACCGCGGTCTGTGGGACCAACAATAGTCCGATATGTTTATTTTGGAGAACGACGAAGTCCGGGTAGATTACACGAATGTACGACCTGACCGGATTTCAACGCGACCTGCTGTACGTGATCGCCGGGCTCGAGGAGCCACACGGCCTCGCAGTGAAGGACGAACTCGAGGAGTACTACGAGAAGGAGATCCACCACGGGCGGCTCTACCCCAACCTCGATACGCTGGTCGACAAGGGGCTCATCGACAAGGGACAACGGGACCGACGCACCAACTTCTACACGCTCACCCGGCGCGGGCGCCGCGAGATCGCCGCCCGGAAGGACTGGGAGGGTACCTACGTGGACGTCTCCTTCGACGGGATCGACGACTGAACCGGGGAGTCACCGGCTTCCGTCCCGCGGCTCGCCGCCGTCCGCCGACCTGCCCGACTCCGCCCCGAACCGGAACCCGCCGTCCTGATCCGATCCGCCCGTACGGTCCCCGGCGACTGCCTCGGGCGTGTCTGAGCCGGGGTCCCCCGGATCCTCACCGACGACGACTCCCGGGTCGACCGCGTACGGGACCAACGGCTCCCGCGCGATCAACACCGGGAGGACGTGTCGGGCGAAGTTCACCACCAAGACGAGGATGATCGGGCCCAGGAAGATGCCGTACCAGCCGAACAGCAGTGGCCCCAGCGTGTACGCGATCATCACGGCGCCGACGTGGAGGTGACGTCCCGAGACGTACGGCCTGAGCACCAGATCGGGGATCGTATCGACAATGACGAACGACACCGCGAAGAACGCCGCGGTGAACCAGAGCGTGTTCGGATCGACGAGATACGAGGTGGCGCCCAGATACGCCGTGACGGGGACGTACACCAGCTTCATCCCGACGACCGGGATGAGGCTGGCCACGCCGGCAAAGAGGCCCACCAGCCCCGCCGCGGGGATGGCCACCCGGGGCGGCGCGAGGAGGTTCAGAACCGAGTACGCCACCACGGCGATGGTACCCGTGAGGACGGCGTTGAGGATGTTGCCGAAGAAGATGTTGTTGAAGTCCCGATCGACGCCGGCGAGGAACGCCTCCATCACCCCCCTGTCGTCGGCGATCCGCGCCCGGAACCACCGCGAGAACTTCCGGTCGTCCCGGAGGAGATAAAAGGCGAGCGCGATCATCGCAAACAGGTGAACGAGTCCGATCCCGACGAACGCGACGGCCTCCCCCGCCGACCCCAGCGACGAGATCGCACTGCGGAGCTGGGCGAGCGTGATCGCGGTGGGGTCGACCTCCAAGAGCTCCTCGAAGTCGGTCAGCATCGCGAGCTGGTCGGCGGTGAACGGGTACCGCGAGAGGTCGAACAGGCCCTCGTTGGTCAGTCTGATCA of the Halobellus ruber genome contains:
- a CDS encoding geranylgeranylglycerol-phosphate geranylgeranyltransferase; translation: MRLGERGPVAALRGLLELTRPGNVVAAGVLTFTGSFVAGGFGAAPVPVAAAVLATAFATAAGNAVNDYFDREVDRVNRPDRPIPRGAVSARTGLGFSGLLFLGAVGAAVTLPLAAIAIAVVNLLALVAYTKLFKGLPGVGNVVVAYLTGSTFLFGGAAVGHVTDEAVVVLFALAALATLSREIVKDVEDVAGDRAEGLRTLPIVAGESTALRIGAVVLGVAVAASAVPYLTGVFGLAYVAIVLPADAVMLDAIRRSFADPGFAQRRLKRGMFLAAVAFIAGRAVGAVGVVS
- a CDS encoding DUF7385 family protein produces the protein MPARFDQHAVRHRMKLLRDDGEVTLYANRDGVPCPACGDAFSRLLLTERRAHSFDLGGTDRVCVTHEDERLVVCTHDS
- a CDS encoding DUF7117 family protein; the protein is MRIRGRRRCQDCGREWSYFDTGRVACPDCGSLRSVGTGDRERHTDAPVELDLSAHRAALDDATDVGDVADELKTTLREYVRQRGFVRGGELRTVDDTLLAAAELLHGVDVYERIRGTPDDSVRLYLLDLLSGADDGRRPDPSRVPDPMADARGLAYAEVLDRFCTDLGAWLDDHPDPAGERVRERLDTHVRRVSAVYGDVPVTESETLIRAARDLGRYLTTDDGAALSTAEERLSGLE
- a CDS encoding PadR family transcriptional regulator, with protein sequence MYDLTGFQRDLLYVIAGLEEPHGLAVKDELEEYYEKEIHHGRLYPNLDTLVDKGLIDKGQRDRRTNFYTLTRRGRREIAARKDWEGTYVDVSFDGIDD
- a CDS encoding multiprotein bridging factor aMBF1, whose translation is MPECEMCGSEQSSLTTVKVEGAELQLCDDCKEFGTEVRTESSSSTSTKYSTSSSGGSGSSGSGGSTGAGGGSSGGGSTRRRRDMFDDMDEIAADYDQRIREAREGRGLSQEDLAKSLNEKASLIRKLERGDMLPSDDVRSKVESELGISLVEGEDADDTEWSGDSSTTTTLGDVVKRKD
- a CDS encoding RAD55 family ATPase; the encoded protein is MYDLGPDLDEEVPPGTNVLVSGPPLSGKRSLCLDILASGTEKGQGSIVVTTKDGADRVLQDYEKRTPYQDRPVAVVDCVTRQQGVADVRDDDRIKYTSSPVDMTGIGIKLSEFLQAFYQNQGIERNRVMLHSLSTLLMYADLQTVFRFLHVFTGRIQSVDGLGVFAIDDSAHDDQTMNTLKQLFDGIVTTQEDGPPSVRLAGD
- a CDS encoding AI-2E family transporter, with product MSPFGMDRSRLAWWGLGLVLGGALVFVIHSFVGTFVFGLFLYYATRPIYRRIRTRIRPPSLAAAVALFVLALPALALIAYTGAVAVSELIRLTNEGLFDLSRYPFTADQLAMLTDFEELLEVDPTAITLAQLRSAISSLGSAGEAVAFVGIGLVHLFAMIALAFYLLRDDRKFSRWFRARIADDRGVMEAFLAGVDRDFNNIFFGNILNAVLTGTIAVVAYSVLNLLAPPRVAIPAAGLVGLFAGVASLIPVVGMKLVYVPVTAYLGATSYLVDPNTLWFTAAFFAVSFVIVDTIPDLVLRPYVSGRHLHVGAVMIAYTLGPLLFGWYGIFLGPIILVLVVNFARHVLPVLIAREPLVPYAVDPGVVVGEDPGDPGSDTPEAVAGDRTGGSDQDGGFRFGAESGRSADGGEPRDGSR
- the tpiA gene encoding triose-phosphate isomerase, which codes for MFILVNLKAYPCDPIEVATAARDVAADSGVRIAVSPQAADIPRVADTGVETWAQHVDPNGFGSHTGSTLAESVADAGAVGTLINHSERRLRLADIDGAVRAADRAGLETCVCANNPAQIGAAAALGPDSVAVEPPELIGGDVSVATADPGIVEDAVAAAADVDGSVDVYCGAGISSGADVETAGELGASGILLASGVAKADDPRAALAALVEPL